Proteins from one Erythrolamprus reginae isolate rEryReg1 chromosome 6, rEryReg1.hap1, whole genome shotgun sequence genomic window:
- the CBY1 gene encoding protein chibby homolog 1, producing MPLFGNTFSPKKTPPRKSASLSNLHSLDRSTREIELGLEYGTPVMTLTGQSMRFENGQWIPESFESTGDRRETQRICKRNEQLEEENYLLRLKVDLLLDMLSETAAESHLMEKELKEVKNYSRRRK from the exons ATGCCACTTTTTGGAAACACATTCAGTCCAAAGAAAACGCCGCCTAGAAAATCAGCCTCGCTTTCCAACCTCCATTCA CTGGACAGATCTACCCGTGAAATTGAGCTGGGCTTAGAATATGGAACCCCTGTTATGACACTTACAGGACAGAGTATGAGGTTTGAGAATGGCCAATGGATACCtg AATCATTTGAAAGCACTGGGGACCGCAGGGAGACACAGCGTATTTGCAAACGGAATGAGCAACTGGAAGAAGAGAACTATCTTCTTCGGCTGAAAGTGGATCTTTTGTTGGATATG CTCTCCGAGACagctgctgaatcccacctcatGGAGAAGGAATTAAAAGAAGTGAAAAATTACAGTCGAAGGAGGAAGTGA